Part of the Montipora foliosa isolate CH-2021 chromosome 13, ASM3666993v2, whole genome shotgun sequence genome is shown below.
tttctcattgttctatagttttagatattttattgaatattgtaattactttgaaaagccagaatttggaaagtaataaagttattattattattattattattattattaactctcTTTCAAAGTTGTCCCTCACAACTTTCGCATGCTCTAATGCTTTTGTCGCACCCTCCAcactttcaagtttttttctCTAGATTCTGATCAACAGGATTGGAGCTCTTGCATAGCTGCTCAGTTTTTCGAAGAGGAGCACTGTTAGCAAAGAATCTTCTGCCATGTGCTGCGGGAGGTGACGGTTGGACTGAAATCGCACTTGATGAATTCGTTCGAGAATTCAAATGTCCGCTCTGGATTGGAGAGCCAAGAACACCTGCCTTCAACTTAATTCGTTTTACTTCCCTTTCGGGAACAGTCCTAGCTGACTGCCAAGACTCAATGAATCCACGATCGTCACCGTGGTTTAGATTTATCCAATTGTTTTCATGGTCTAGATAGCGTAGGCGCATGGAATGTTCGTTCAGGTAAATCAGACTTGAACATCTCCTGATAATGATTCATAAGAATcaccaatttaaaaaaaaagtggtaTTGTCGGGTAGTTTATCGGTCTCAAATATAATTAGCTACAAGCTCATAGGTTGTCAAGCTGTCATTTCTGTAtcattttcttattttactCCGTTCAAGGCACACTTTAAAGGTCCGAAAGCGCCAagattatttttttgcaaatactTTATACAAGCAAGGGGATAATTAAACGACGGTGATCTAGGCAGAAACATAGCAACAGTAGGGGTAGTCTAACCAGCAGTTAGCAGGTATACAGGGAGACACTTATCTATAATTACCAGTCATTTTGCAGGTGCTTAAGATACCTGTCACATAATGAAATGCTATTGCGGTATTAGAAACAAATATCAATCCCCAAGGTATCGGgtaatgcttttttttcttcttaaacATAGCACCTTTTAAGAAGGTAATTTCGATCATTTTTTCGAATTGGTTACACCTCAAACGGAACCGGCCTGATTCTAACTGACTCTCAGTGTAAAGATCTTACAGTAAAGGAAACAAGAATTAGGAAACAGAAGACATCTCATACCGTTTGTCAAGTGCCAGTACCTCGGCAAATTCTAGACATATTAAATATTAACGATTTTAACAGGATGAATAACACAGAAGTCATCTGCCCTCTGCACACGTACTTGTCTTTTctctgctagtaacactgtctAAAGATGCGTCTTTGCTTGTTGTTGCTTTACGGCAGTGTTGTCTGCGCCATTACTCGCATCGTTGATCCAGACTTTGAAGGCGTTAACTTCGCTAGAGCTCTAATTGGAAAAAAACTCAATGGCAGTGTATTTCGGGTAATATCGACAGTGGATTCTGAGGTCTTTTGTCAAATAGAGTGTGTTAAAGATGCGCGTTGTTTGTCTTACAATTTTGGCACAACAAACGAAACAGCCATCTTTACCTGTGAGTTGAGCAACTCTGATCGATTTACAAGTCATGTTAATTTTACGGAAGATAGGAAATGGCTGTACAGAGGTTTACAGGTAAATTAATCCTGAAAATTTATGTTTGCTTTTAAATTCATACGAAAAAGAAGCTAATGCTCGCAAGGTGATGTTTTCATGTAGGCGGCAATTTTTTTATCTCAACGAGTCCACTAGGCAAACGCATCGCGAAGTTCGTTTGTGGACTAGGCAATTTGAGGGACTGGCCATTCAGATCCGTGTGGGTCCCAAAAAGAGACTCATTgctgtgtttgttttctttttccaaaaaaaaaaacagagtgaCTGTGAAACGGAAAACTCTTCCTGTGGCGACAAAGGTATTTGCATCCCAGACTATGGTGGAGAAAACTGGAAATGCAAATGCAACCCTGGATACACGGGTATACCATGTGGTAAGTTCCCTCTCAGAACTCAGGATCTAATAACCCAAAAGAATTGCTCGTGATGTGGCTTACGATGCGGTGCAATTAAAATTGCAAGTTGTTTTGAAAGTGATATCGAAATGTCAACTCCATCAAACTAATAATGATGCTTTTCAATTAAGCATTGACTGGTTTCTTGGTTTGAATGGATTGCTCTACGCATCTGACGTTCGTTCGGATTTACGTAGTGCTGAATAATGATAATTTCTGGTTTAATTAGCTGAGTATGTTATTCTCTTTCAATGTGTCCTGAATTTGTATCATCACTTTCTTCTAGAACCGAAAAGCTGCCTTCGTCTTCTTCAAAGCGGCATTAATTCCAGTGGCATGTACAGCATCAACCCCGATGGCATTAAGCCAATGACGGTATGGTGTGACATGACCACGGACGGAGGCGGTTGGACTGTTTTCCAACGACGGATGGACGGCTCTGTTGATTTTTATCGTGGATGGGCAGAGTACAAATTTGGATTTGGACATCTAAACGGCGAGTTTTGGCTCGGAAATGACAATCTGCATCGCATAACGGCTGCTGAAAACATGACACTGAGAATTGACTTGGAAGATTTTGATGGAAACATTACATTCGCTGAATACTCGCTTTTTACGGTGGCTGATAGTGCAGATAAATATCGGCTTTGGATTGGTGGATACAATGGCACAGCGGGCGACTCATTGACACTCCACAAGTAAGAAAACAGCAATTTTTGCACTCTTACCTCTCCTGGTTGATCAACGTTAGAGTTTGAAATTTATCAGTTGTGTGGGAGTGGGGGCGGAAGGAATTATGTATTTTGCAAGATATATTGAGCGAGAAGAATGTGAGACAATAAGTGATTGGCCTGGGTAAACTCAAGGGTAACAACAAAatgctgaaaaagaaaaacaatccaTAACAAAGCAAAACTCAATAAACACTGTGGAGGAGTGCTAAACCTACAAAAGAGGCacatatagaggatattacacggtggcgagaacataaaattcatctTCGAGCTgacgtgtaattttcttttcagtatatagacaggagtgttttactcaccatttttctttctaacaCGGAGCGCAAACTTTACCCCAAAGTCTTCCAGCTCGGCGGCagaaatttcttcaattttcgcgtttttttcttcacttgcAGGGGGAACttcttaaataattttaagttgtGTGAGGTTTTATTCTTTGTTAGTAGCACTTTCTTGTTTCTCAGAGAAGGGTTTTACGTTAGCTTCAGAGAACTTCACGAATCTATCGATCGATCGTCATTTTTAACTGACTGTTTGCACAAACAACCATGCCAAGGCAtgaaatgacgtcatcattatcgtcacTAGTGAGGATaaggaaaatacgccactcgtgTCTCGGATTTAGTTTCGTATGAATTTTATGAGTGGTTTActttccagtaaaacactcctgtctataTATTAATAACTCGTTATATGTTTTCATGGGGAAACAATATGAACTCAATGATAGTGGGGCTCGTTGGCCCAGCTTCCTGGAGTCGCTGCATCGGAAATGGTAAAGCAAGGCATAACCTTGTGTCCTGGTTGGAGTACTTGAATTTTGACTTAGTTTGCTGGACACATTGAGGATCAATACATGTCTTGTGATCCTTTATTTTCCGGACTTAAATCAGTTCCAATTCCCTTGAAAATAGCTGCATAGTAACATAGCAAGTTAGTCTTAATGACTCAGTTCATACGATTTTCCTATCATTCAGTGGCAGAGCATCCGAACTTGCTTGTGATCAGAGGGTTATAAGTTTTATAGGTTctgctaatatatagatttagccaagcctaaaagcggagctcccggcttgtttattcttactggctgtaggattagtgaaaataaaaggctttggaactgtccgccttttggttttcccggaaattggttaattatgtcattttcttcgctgtctaactagtgaattccacggttaatttcacctgaaaaaccgactgatcgcatgaatcacgaagggatgagagtgagatcggtttttccagcgaaatctactgttgaattcaccagttgggcaattattttttcttgaatcgcaagagtttgaaaagaaaacaagcaaatcctcagcaagcgaacggaaaaggaaagaaaccataacagagtcgactgtcaaaagccagcgaataggaatcacgctaaaattagaactcacagacgtactatagctcgtgatttgacagatcgtactttatttattccactatatctctgaaaatgagatcatttacattttgatgtacgtcattgaaacacgccagcttggcttagaaccagaatcggctagaaaggacaaacaaacttcaaacaagatctccaacaaattacctgtacgtgctctaaacaaacttctgaaaacacaagctagtgatatttctccttactttttacgagaactcatcgcgattatgcgaacacaagtgcaacattttcttgtcactgtcgaggcacatcaaaaaacaattaggcaagcggagtaaaaacttcttgttcgctcgcattttaaagccaaacaaaccagcaaaagatcgattatttctgtccaaaaagagtacagatgattgttatttaattccagttaacaataaaaattggagtttcattcctgagcaaaggaaaaaacgactaaacaactttttagaaatatacatccacttgaaataactcatccgtagaaataacaaacggtttagtgtccaagaaaagaatttgtggagtaacttcttccactaactttaagctattactggtgtaccgttttgtcgttctcgttttctttttctcttctttcgtttctgctcttctgtcataggccgtccaggcatcttgcaaccttggtagattcaaaattaaaaatcttaacacataccaaaaactgcaattcagagcaaaaagcagcccaaaacaaattcaaaataaacgctcagctttaagtttatatcgctccaatgcttgacttgaataactacgtagccaccagtgtgtcctgaccacagctatattatgttaaacctggactgaaaccagcgaaaaatgcaaaaaatatatattttccaaaccgtacctgaacacgaaaagcatcgactgtcaagagctttgctgacgtagcgtcgctgtgtagccgcgtcgagccacagaaagagcgcgaaaattaagcctcgatcaggtgtgtgtgagtatctgacctggcttgggcctgcgatccaatcaacaaccagtccctggtcagcggtcaacttaaaaaaaaaacagctgacctcgataaggtctaacttgagcccgctatatagtcacgtgatactggtcagcggataccttgttttgacaggtgtcaatagACCATAACATTgttgtgcaatatcaaagatgtatgctgtaaaccagttagtgtcaaatgtagtattgcctcctggatgagctctaaactttaattagcccatgatatggttacgtgtactggtcacattggcatacatgaaggggcgttgtacgtacgtacggacgtcgatgacgtcatggctataaaaccaaattttctcacatcgatgggttaccatactttcttaactatggtgctccgcgcgcgcgcgccttcggcgcggaGCTCCGCTCTAAAAGGTCGAGTTTGCTCGAACCATCAACGATTTACGACTCATCTGGTTTACCTCGCTGTTTTGGTCTGTTTTAATTGTTTAGAGTTATTTCGTTTGCGCATGACTGAAATGAAAGCAACTTTGTCATATTTACATGACATTCTGAGATTATGCCGCAATTtaaatgttgaaaacaattaaCAGAATAATTCCAAGAAGCGCGATTTTCAGGGTCGTGAATTAAACGATTTATGCAAGGCAGCGCGTGCGGAACAAGCGTTTCCTCAGTGATCGCCGAGTGCAAATTGATGAACTACCTTCCACTACCGTCCtggtgttgtttttttctttctttttttttttcttttcaatgttCCTGCTCACAGCTGGAAGCGCGAGATTACTCGTCATTGTGCTTCACTCTGACTCGCTTCTCTTATTTTTCGTAGCGGTATGCAGTTTTCCACCAAAGATCAAGATAATGATCTCGAAGCTTACTCTTGTGCAGAATTGTACAAAGGCGCGTGGTGGTATGGAAGATGCCATCACTCAAATCTCAACGGACAGTACCTTGGCGGACCACATATATCTTTTGCTGATGGGGTCAACTGGGAGCTCTTCAGAGGTTATCATTACTCCTTAAAACGTTCTGAAATGAAACTAAAACCTAAAGAGTCAGCGTCAATCTATGGAAACAATTGATATTTGATGTTGTTGTCTATGTATGTATTAGTCGGAAGCTACATGTAATAATTTTAGTGCTATAGAACGTTTGCGAATAACAAGTAATAAAGAGTAAGCTAAAAGGATGTTGATGGAGCCAAACCATTTGCATTCAAACATTTTCGTTCAAACATTGCCGCTAATCTTGTAATTCCTAGTTTTACCCATCACTCAGTGCCGCGTTAGTCACTGATTCTTAACTGAAAAGCCCAAGTAGAACtatttaaggcaaaagtcaATATCTGTTTGATTAGCAATCGCATAAGACAGACAACCTTCttgaaaaaaaacgttttctcaaGGTTTTAGTCAAATATTTATAATAAGCGCCACTCTGGAATAAATGTAAAAGAATCTCATGTAGTGAGGCCtttcagtttttgtttgaaGGAAGCTCCTGGAGTGACTTCTTTACAAAGGGCCAGAGCAGCTTCTCCTCCTTGTGCATGGGCACTGGCAGCAAAATGTATCGATCAGATTTACTGACTGTAGGTTTTGCGTTTGTGGTTTCCTCACAGTGGTTGAACACCCGGTAGGAATAGATTTATATACTTCTGCTTCTAATTTAATGCGCCCAGGCGGAAAAGTAGACTCAATAGATATCTCCAACCTTCCATTTTAATAGACAACGAGAACATGAGGTCTACCAACTACCATCAGGTCTACCCCTCACTTTAATAATCTTCTGGAAAGTCCGTTTCGTAGAATTCTACAAGTATGGGCTTAATATTTCCCACTTTTATCTCGGTTTTGTTGCTGAGAACGACAAGTTTGGAATACGAACGAAGATGGTCTCAGGTTAGTCAAGTAGATGAACCACTGGAGCTCAATGATATTCACTTGTAACAATGAGGagttttaaggtaattccctgcGTATGATTTACGTGGAGCTGACAGGGAATGTTCTTCATCAAGAGTCTGAAGTCTCAGTCCGCGAAAACCCCACCTACAGCTTGTTTCGTATTAGTGTCCTGAGGCAGTCCATGATGTCTTTTTCTCGAAAAACTATTGTTGTGCTTGGCTTGAGACAATCTAGGCAGTTTAAAGTTGCTGCTAAAAACCTCATTaacataataacaataataataataataatataaataataataatcataagaAACTGTAGCAAACTCTGCTAATTGTATTGCGCTTGTTTTAGCCCAGCCAGTCTTACATGACACCGCCATATTTTGTAACAGTTCCGCCCTTCTCACCCATTGTAATTAGAACCCTATTGTTCTACTCATCGTAAACATGTATACATAGCTAGCTAATAagtctgttcttcattaaatctgccTGATGAGTGCTTACGTacgaaactcagagtcgcagggaatcttgtgtattttcatttagtaATTTAATTctaataacattaataataatatttcatcTTTTTAGCGCTCGCATCCATTAATTGCGCGAGGCGCTTTACAaagctaaaattaaaaattaatatatagatttagccaagcctaaaagcggagctcccggcttgtttattcttactggctgtaggattagtgaaaagaaaaggctttggaactgtccgccttttggttttcccggaaattgcttaattatgtcattttcttcgctgcctaactagtgaattccacggttaatttcacctgaaaaaccgactgatcgcatgaatcacgaagggatgagagtgagatcggtttttccagcgaaatctactgttgaattcaccagttaggcaattattttttttttgaatcgcaagagtttgaaaagaaaacaagcaaatcctcagcaagcgaacggaaaaggaaagaaaccatttcagagtcgactatcaaaagccagcgaataggaatcacgctaaaattagaactcacagacgtactatagctcgtgatttgacagatcgtactttatttattccactttatctctgaaaacgagatcatttacattttgatgtacttcattgaaacacgccagcttggcttagaaccagaatcggctagaaaggacaaacaaacttcaaacaagatctccaacaaattacctgtacgtgctctaaacaaacttctgaaaacacaagctagtgatatttctccttactttttacgagaactcattgcgattatgcgaacataagtgcaacattttcttgtcactgtcgaggcacatcaaaaaacaattaggcaaggggagtaaaaacttcttgttcgctcgcattttaaagccaaacaaaccagcaaaaggtcgattatttctgtccaaaaagagtacagatgattgttatttaattgcggttaacaataaaaattcgagtttcattcctgagcaaaggaaaaagcgactaaacaactttttagaaatatgcatccacttgaaatatctcatccgtagaaataacaaacggtttagtgtccaagaaaagaatttgtggagtaacttcttccactaactttaagctattactggtgtaccgttttgtcgttctcgttttctttttctcttctttcgtttctggtcttctgtcataggccgtccaggcatcttgcaaccttagtagattcaaaattaaaaatcttaacacataccaaaaactgcaattcagagcaaaaagcagcccaaaacaaattcaaaataaacactcagccttaagtttatatcgctccaatgcttgacttgaatatctacgtagccaccagtgtgtcctgaccacagctatattatgttaaacctggactgaaaccagcgaaaaatccaaaaaaaatatattttccaaaccgtacttGAACAccaaaagcatcgactgtcaagagctttgctgacgtagcctgGCTGTGTAGACGCGTCGAGCCACCGAaggagcgcgaaaattaagcctcgatcaggtgtgtgtgagtgtctgacctggcttgggcctgcgatccaatcaacaaccagtccctggtcagcggtcaacttcagaaaaacagctgacctcgataaggtctaacttgagcccgctatatagtcacgtgatactggtcagcggataccttgttttgacaggtgtcaattgaccataacattgatgtccaatggaagatgtatgctgtaaacattGCTGTAAACTATTTAGTGTCAAATGtttgtcaaatgtagtattgcctcctggatgagctctaaactttaatgagcccgtgatatggttacgtgtactggtcacattggcatacatgaaggggcggacggacgtacggacgtacgtacgtacgtacggacgtacgtacgtacggacggacgttgatgacgtcatggctataaaaccaaattttctcacatggatgggttaccatattttcttaactatggtgctccagaattaaaaattaaaaacatgatAAAGAGTTACTCTTAATAAATTTAGTAAAAAGGAAAGTCATATGTTTTAGTTTTACACGTTGGCTGCATTAGCAGGTCTTGAAAGTTTGAGCGAAGAGATCTAATTGATTACCAATGATCCAGGAGTTCTGTTAGATATTGTGGGCAAAGACCACTCAACGATTTGTAGACAAAAAGAAGATGCTTAAACACGATCCGATATGAGACAGACAACCATTGTAGTTGTACTAAGACAGGAGTAATATGGCCATATTTCCTTGGACCAGTGACATAACGAGCCGCACTGTTCGGGATTTGTTGCAAATTCTTCATTTTATACTTTGGTAATCCAAACTACAGATTATTACAATAGTCCAACCGCGTAGTTATAAATGCATGTATAACCGTCGAGGCAGCGTTCACGTCAACATAACTACGAATTCTATACAAATTTCTCAAGTGGTTGATCGAAGACTTACAAACATGATCAATTTGGTCATCAAAGGACATGTGCTTGTCAAGAATGACTCCAAGGCTTGCTACTTTGTCAAAGGTGGAGCATTGTTTATCTCTAAATTGGAGGTCGTCAAGCGCTGGCCCCTCGCGAAACCGCGAATGGATCAACAAAATATCTCTGTCTTCTCCGGGTTCAGCTTCAAATCATTCTGTTCCATCCAGCAACTTATCTTGGACACACCGCTAACAACGCGATCAATAGCTGAATTCACATCATCTGTTTTGAAGGCCAGGTAAAGTTGAGTGTCATCCGCATAAAGGTGGTAATTAAGATGACAGCTGGTAATGACATCAGAAATAGGAGCAGTCTTTAACAAATAAAGTAAGGGTCCAAGAATAGAGCCCCGTGGTACACCGACAAGCAAATCACGTTTCCTTGAATGAGATTGATTGATGCTGACAAATTGTGCACGACTACAAAGATAGGTCTTAAACCAGGTAAGAACGGTGCCAGTAATATAACATACACACCTACGCAGAAGATACTCAATTATATATGGTTTTTAAGCCAAcctcacagttttcaaagcaaGATGCAGTTAACATTGAGGATTGCATTGCTGATGTACGTGCTTGGACGGTTTCTAACAGTCTTCTCATCAATGACTCAAATACTGAGTTTCATTGACTCTCGTCAGCAGTTAGCAAAGATAGATGTTGACAGCATTACAGTAGGTGATGCTTTAATCAAACCTGTTACATCTGTACGAAATCATGGTGCATGGTTCGATCAGCATATGCCATTTAGTGTTTGAGCACATTGGCAAAATATGTAGCAAAACTTTCCACAGACGTCTCTATAACATTACCAAAATACAGTTACATATCACCTATGTTGAAAGACCAACACTGGCTACCGGTTAAATATGgttggttttcaaagttttacaTGATTGGTTTGGCACCCTCGTATTTAGAGAACCTTATTGGAGTAAAACCGCAAGACCGTTACCACCCTCGGAGTGATAAGAAACTTCTGTTGGAAGTTccgaaaacaaaatgcaaaacttTTGGCGACAGAGCGTTTAACAAAGCGGACCTTTGCTTTGGAACAGTTAACCTATTAATATCAGTCTTTTAACAGatcttaaaaattaaaaaaaaaaaattaaaacgtttcttttaaaCTCGCATATAAAGGGAATATTTCCTGCAAATAGAATTTTTATGCTTGCCCCTGAGGTGTTATCACTTAATTTGGTTATCAATGTTATTGTTTTGGGCTAAATAGGTGGGGCTTGGGAATTTCCATTATACTTCCCCCTGTATAGGGGgtgagttttctttgtttttctggtTCCAATATAGCTTCTATTCTTACTTTATGCTTTTGTCTTTCTCAATAATTGAAGGATGGGATCGTCCTTGagttatacatatattttttctgTTCTCCGTTTTCTTGTCCTTATCTTGCAAGTTTCACACTTCTGTCACACGTGCGCTCTCGGAATGTCTTGCATCTTTTCTTTACTTAAAAGCCGCCCAGTTTGTTTGCAGCAACTAGGTTCTATTCGAAAAACGCGTCCCTTCCTTTTCTCTGTATTTCGATTGCGTCGCCATCACTCCCTTTGTGGTTGGGGTTAAGACAGTATAGTCTGTAGCAGGTGGTCGCTGTTCTTAGAGAATCTCTTGCGATTAAATTCTTTCTCGGTTGTTCAAGTTCCTTATTGTTTACTGTCATGCTGGCTTCAGTGGACTCTAAATCGGATTCCTTCGGGATTTTCCACCCGCAAGGGTTGTGTATTATTACCTACGAGGTTTCGCCCTCAAGGAATTTTATCATTACCTTCGAGGTGTCGCCCTTGAGGGTTGTCATTTATTACCTAGAGGTTTTCGCCCTCAAGGAATtttcatatcatatcatcatacatctttatttaccctcggatttttagagtagcttggtgtagctaatatctccgagcatttaccctcccaaccatgatacaccacagaggacagaccacaacaccgggaactacatgccctactctttgcgacgggtgtgcgggttcttttacgtcccacaggattatgaacattgaagggttgtgagacgggacctccggcttctcgtccttatccgagaagactagagagtctaaccatttgcagatgtaattacaaaggcagcactttctcctcagttatttaaagaccctgagtgttggtccggccggagttgaactcacaacctcccgcgtgacagcccgatgctcaaccaactgagccaccggtgcgcagcgTTTTATTATTACACTCGAGGTTTCGCCTTCAAGGATTTGTATTATTACCTTCGAGGTTTGACCCTCAAAGATTTTTATtcatatatagatttagccagacctaaaagcggagctcccgtctcTAACCCAAGAAGCTGAGCTGAGGCTGAACATCTTATATAATTTGCCGTTGTATAATTGAAAAAGTTCTTAAAGGGCTAAaccgacaaccacaagtctttgcgggcCTGCAAGCTATCGGtgccattttctgtaatacagaaaatAGTATTccttgaaaagtcaaattccatcgcctcacatcgtcgtgttttggatgcccagtagcttcaaactttgttaatattttccttaatgtttaaatattgtatttttggcgttgtttgggtgttgtgttcgtgttaaaagcgaaaggaaaactgtgaagaaaggtcgtccgccgaggaaggaaaagcgccatgttatttgg
Proteins encoded:
- the LOC137982223 gene encoding microfibril-associated glycoprotein 4-like, whose product is MRLCLLLLYGSVVCAITRIVDPDFEGVNFARALIGKKLNGSVFRVISTVDSEVFCQIECVKDARCLSYNFGTTNETAIFTCELSNSDRFTSHVNFTEDRKWLYRGLQSDCETENSSCGDKGICIPDYGGENWKCKCNPGYTGIPCEPKSCLRLLQSGINSSGMYSINPDGIKPMTVWCDMTTDGGGWTVFQRRMDGSVDFYRGWAEYKFGFGHLNGEFWLGNDNLHRITAAENMTLRIDLEDFDGNITFAEYSLFTVADSADKYRLWIGGYNGTAGDSLTLHNGMQFSTKDQDNDLEAYSCAELYKGAWWYGRCHHSNLNGQYLGGPHISFADGVNWELFRGYHYSLKRSEMKLKPKESASIYGNN